In the candidate division WOR-3 bacterium genome, TCACAACCAGCCAAAGAGGCACGGAGATCATCTAGCACGGGACTCGCTCCCTCGTTCAGTCGGACAGCTGTGCGAACCCGCGGCTGTGCCGTGTTGCGTCGAGTGGGTGGTCAAAATAGAATAGCGGGAGGGACACTCTCGCTATGATGGTTCCATCTAAGGGAACTCCACTCAAACTACCAGTCCGTGTCCGGGCTTTGGACACTTCACTTCTTCCTCTAGCCCTCCCCACCTTGTCCACTTATTCAGACGCAGGAACGGACTCAGCGGTGCGGCGGTCGGAGTCAGGACATGCGGCCCCGCGGCTCAAGAGGTTACTGCCGCGTGGCCGGGATTCCACATGTCAAATGGGCGGGCGCAATCGGGAGATGGCTTCAAGCTCTCCCAGAGCCGACGGACGGCCCTGTCTCCGAGATTCCCGCAGAGGTACCGCTCAAGGACTTGGCCCCAGGATGAAGCGTGCGCGCTCGAGGCGTAGCATCTCGTAGGGCGTCATACACTTGATGTTGAGACCGATGCAGGCATCAGGAATCTTGATCTTCCGCGTAGAGGCTGAAGGTATCTCATGCGTGACAACCGTGTGCCTGCCGGCGCGGGCCTGCGCGACGAGGTAGTAGTCGGCCACCTGGAGAAAGGTGCTCACGGCGGCAGGTTCGTAGCGCTGCCCTGTGGCCCAGGCGCTCACCGCGCCCAGGGAAGGAACCGCGGATGCATCGGGCCGGAGGAAGAACCCCGCTCCCCGTGCCCCGGCCCATGCCGACAAATCGTCCGCCAAGGCCAATATCTCGTCCCCGACCTTCTCGATGCTGAAGACTCTCCCGGCGGCGTTGTTCTCGACAAGCCAGTCCCAGAACGCCGGGCAGAAGTCAAGCCCGTAGTGCAGGTTCTTGGCGCTGATGAACACGTTGGCATCGAGTACGTAGGCCATCAGGCGCCCAGTCCCAGGCTGCGCCCCAAGTCCTCGAATGTGGACATTTTCTTGAATCCGAGCAACCGGAAAGCCTCTGTGAAGGAAGATCTACCTTCCAGTGTGCTGACTACTAGAGCGCGGGCGAACCGCTTGCTGGCTCGCGCACCCAATGTCAGATAGAAGTTGCCGCCGCTGCCCTTCGGCAGCGCGCGCAATCGTGCGAGTTCGTCATCATATGCAGTCCAGTATGCGTCCCGCGTCAGCCCGCCCGCGTCGTGCATACGGCGCAGAATCACCAGCGTGCTGACTTTGAAGCGTTTCGCTAGGCGGGCAGTTTCCTCGCGCAGCTCTGCGCGACGGTCGTACTCGTCGCGGAATAGGTTCAGAGGCACGAGCAGTTCGGCAGCAACATGATTGCACCAGCGTTCCACTTCGTGATCCGGCAACAGGCCCGCCTGTACGTCAGAGAGGGCCGACTGGCCCAGCCAGATGTGAACCAGCTCGTGCGCCAGCGTGAACATCTGCGCGGCTTTGGTGTCGGCGCCGTTGACAAAGACAAGCGGGGCGACACTATCGGACAGGGCGAACCCCCGGAACTCCTGCGGGTCGAGCTTGCGCCGGTTGTTGCTACCCACGACGCCACTCACCATGACCAGCACGCCTAGATCGTCGGCCTGCTCTATGAAGCGGCGGAGCGCGTCGGTCCACGTCGGCTGCCGTCTACGTTCCTCAACGTCGAACCCAAGTGCGTGACGGATTCGCGCTGCGGTCCTGACCGCGCCCTGAGCGACCGTGACCGAGCCCACAAACGCCAACGGTGTGCCACCCATTGCCAGCTCGAAATCCCTGTACCACTCCTGACGCTGCTGGCAAATGTAGAGAGTGTCGAGCAGGTTCGGGCTTGGGCGTCTTACCTGTGCGTTCGCGACCGTGCGAAAATCCGG is a window encoding:
- a CDS encoding DUF4411 family protein codes for the protein MAYVLDANVFISAKNLHYGLDFCPAFWDWLVENNAAGRVFSIEKVGDEILALADDLSAWAGARGAGFFLRPDASAVPSLGAVSAWATGQRYEPAAVSTFLQVADYYLVAQARAGRHTVVTHEIPSASTRKIKIPDACIGLNIKCMTPYEMLRLERARFILGPSP
- a CDS encoding ImmA/IrrE family metallo-endopeptidase yields the protein MRVQVVPTLLDWACERAGFTIAELAHRIPQLPAWVRGDSQPTLKQLEGFARATHAPLGFLFLKERPVETMPIPDFRTVANAQVRRPSPNLLDTLYICQQRQEWYRDFELAMGGTPLAFVGSVTVAQGAVRTAARIRHALGFDVEERRRQPTWTDALRRFIEQADDLGVLVMVSGVVGSNNRRKLDPQEFRGFALSDSVAPLVFVNGADTKAAQMFTLAHELVHIWLGQSALSDVQAGLLPDHEVERWCNHVAAELLVPLNLFRDEYDRRAELREETARLAKRFKVSTLVILRRMHDAGGLTRDAYWTAYDDELARLRALPKGSGGNFYLTLGARASKRFARALVVSTLEGRSSFTEAFRLLGFKKMSTFEDLGRSLGLGA